A single Primulina eburnea isolate SZY01 chromosome 11, ASM2296580v1, whole genome shotgun sequence DNA region contains:
- the LOC140806234 gene encoding uncharacterized protein, with amino-acid sequence MGDLMEEKEDFNRIHQEISSASTTTSMASLNSTSSSSSSRFMDPRIVRVSRAFGGKDRHSKVCTVRGLRDRRVRLSVPTAIQLYDLQDRLGLNQPSKVVDWLLNVAKHEIDELPPLRFPDGRSGQNLHHNPAFLEIGGSKSNKEGLEISGSTVNWDDTMKYSKSDVFWGKYKDATGGKSDHRDGYWPRNQEERQFNFENQGALVVSATNNLLSRPNPSSLPIFLDNNTYNNQVFRWDPSSLTLSQPSDQATEDLHNISLMPTAGSHQILVYQPGTSTHESHFPSSNSEFDPKQVNFQASQLSVSPITSTVYQPVRPSHLSVTANLLPSRNNR; translated from the coding sequence ATGGGAGACCTAATGGAGGAAAAAGAAGATTTTAACAGAATTCATCAAGAGATCAGCAGCGCAAGTACTACTACTTCTATGGCCTCATTGAATTCGACGTCATCGTCATCGAGTTCTAGGTTTATGGATCCCCGGATCGTGCGGGTTTCTCGAGCTTTCGGAGGCAAAGATAGACACAGCAAAGTCTGTACTGTGAGAGGCTTGCGCGACAGGCGAGTGCGGTTGTCGGTTCCGACTGCGATACAATTGTATGATCTTCAGGACAGGTTAGGGCTAAATCAACCAAGCAAGGTGGTGGACTGGTTGCTTAATGTTGCAAAACATGAGATTGATGAATTGCCACCTCTCCGTTTCCCAGATGGAAGATCTGGCCAAAATCTTCATCACAACCCAGCTTTTCTTGAAATTGGGGGCTCTAAATCTAATAAAGAAGGCTTAGAGATCAGTGGCAGCACGGTAAATTGGGATGATACAATGAAATATTCTAAATCAGATGTTTTCTGGGGGAAATATAAGGATGCAACAGGTGGGAAAAGTGATCATAGAGATGGGTATTGGCCAAGAAATCAAGAGGAAAGGCAATTCAACTTCGAAAACCAGGGTGCACTCGTTGTTTCTGCTACAAACAACCTTCTTTCTAGGCCAAATCCCTCTTCATTACCAATTTTCCTTGATAATAATACATATAATAATCAAGTTTTCAGATGGGATCCTTCCAGCTTAACTCTATCCCAACCGTCGGATCAAGCAACGGAAGATTTGCACAATATTAGCCTGATGCCAACGGCAGGTTCTCATCAAATTCTGGTGTATCAACCTGGAACAAGTACACATGAATCTCATTTCCCTTCTTCAAATTCAGAATTCGACCCGAAACAAGTGAATTTCCAGGCTTCGCAGTTATCTGTTTCTCCGATCACTTCAACTGTCTATCAACCGGTAAGGCCATCCCATCTCAGCGTAACCGCAAATCTTCTCCCTTCACGAAACAACCGATAG
- the LOC140805648 gene encoding protein FAR1-RELATED SEQUENCE 5-like: MNCADLVENDWLSLMYELRHKWVPAYFNHVFSAGMSSSQRSESSHSFFKKYVCGNNSLMDFVIRFNKTLRHQRHNELVADHTDLNERPKVKSNWPMELQMVNVYTKNKWLEFQNEISLSHGYYVQQASIGIEFVVYNIINFQGSSSAKHRLLTHDIQRDDISCSCMKFQFEGIPCRHMLAFFRINQVFHLPDQYILKRWTKDAKIGVHYTMAEQNVVDDPEKCLMSRHMRLSCKASALIDVASFSDEGTNFLTEQFDFIDSKMKEMNINRTLRSGIQSRRS; encoded by the coding sequence ATGAATTGTGCTGACTTGGTAGAAAATGATTGGCTGTCATTGATGTATGAGTTGCGACATAAGTGGGTGCCGGCATATTTCAACCATGTATTTTCTGCTGGAATGTCAAGTAGCCAGAGGTCTGAAAGTTCACATTCATTTTTCAAGAAGTACGTATGTGGCAATAACTCGTTGATGGATTTCGTAATTCGTTTCAATAAAACACTTCGACACCAAAGACACAATGAGTTAGTTGCCGATCATACTGATTTGAACGAGCGGCCGAAGGTTAAATCGAACTGGCCAATGGAATTGCAAATGGTGAATGTATACACGAAAAACAAATGGTTGGAGTTTCAAAATGAAATTAGTCTGAGTCATGGTTATTATGTGCAACAAGCATCTATTGGAATTGAGTTTGTGGTTTACAATATCATTAATTTTCAAGGTTCTTCTTCTGCCAAACATAGGCTGCTTACGCATGACATACAAAGAGACGATATATCATGTAGTTGCATGAAATTTCAATTTGAGGGTATTCCGTGCAGGCATATGTTAGCATTTTTTCGTATCAACCAAGTTTTCCACTTACCTGATCAGTATATACTCAAACGGTGGACAAAAGATGCAAAGATTGGCGTACATTACACTATGGCTGAGCAAAATGTGGTTGACGATCCAGAAAAGTGTTTGATGTCTAGACATATGAGGCTATCTTGTAAAGCCTCAGCTTTAATTGATGTTGCATCTTTCAGTGATGAGGGGACAAACTTTTTGACTGAGCAGTTTGATTTTATTGATAGCAAAATGAAGGAGATGAATATTAATAGAACATTACGCAGTGGAATTCAAAGTAGGAGAAGCTAG
- the LOC140805649 gene encoding ninja-family protein AFP3-like, whose protein sequence is MDGFSRDLLKNGFTGPNRFSNENVKLEEDENGEIELSLGLSMNGRFGVDPARKKLRRASSISDLVFAVGVADNGSRHKGRVAALESHAPLGRTCSLPIPTEEWRHRKSLESTRSMEARKNRMEKLKNVRMVKDTDISAEDGNNGNGSNHAATSERAMAMAPLGKRTFFYNFNEPNKLAGVKSSSGSKPVQERNEQKATIEAAVREAKGPNISHKNAMLDMPFVSTKAYGPNGTKVDGFLYRYKKGEEVKIVCVCHGMFLSPSEFVKHGGGGDVEHPLKHIVVNPSPLL, encoded by the exons ATGGATGGGTTTTCGAGAGATCTGTTAAAGAATGGATTCACGGGTCCTAATCGTTTTTCGAACGAGAATGTGAAGCTGGAAGAGGATGAAAATGGGGAAATAGAGCTGAGTTTGGGGCTTTCGATGAACGGCAGATTCGGAGTGGACCCAGCGAGGAAAAAGCTGAGGCGCGCTTCCTCTATATCAGATTTGGTTTTTGCCGTCGGCGTCGCTGATAATGGGAGCCGCCACAAAGGGCGTGTTGCGGCGCTTGAGTCCCACGCGCCGCTGGGGAGGACATGTTCCCTTCCCATTCCGACGGAGGAGTGGCGCCACCGGAAGTCGTTGGAGTCGACGAGGAGCATGGAGGCTAGAAAGAACAGAATGGAGAAGTTGAAGAATGTGAGAATGGTGAAAGATACAGATATTTCTGCGGAAGATGGTAATAATGGCAATGGATCGAATCATGCTGCGACCAGTGAAAGA GCTATGGCTATGGCGCCTTTGGGGAAAAGAACCTTCTTTTATAACTTTAAT GAGCCAAACAAGCTGGCTGGGGTGAAGAGCTCTTCCGGCAGTAAACCTGTGCAAGAACGAAATGAACAAAAAGCTACCATCGAAGCTGCTGTAAGGGAAGCGAAAGGACCAAACATATCTCATAAGAATGCAATGCTTGATATGCCCTTTGTTTCCACAAAGGCATACGGACCAAATGGTACAAAAGTAGATGGATTCTTGTACAGATACAAGAAGGGAGAGGAAGTTAAAATCGTCTGTGTTTGCCATGGTATGTTTCTTTCACCATCTGAGTTCGTCAAGCATGGTGGTGGCGGTGATGTGGAGCACCCGTTGAAGCATATAGTTGTGAATCCTTCTCCTCTCTTGTAA
- the LOC140806232 gene encoding uncharacterized protein: MESEHVKVSNDHGKKDSEIKHDEGKPVLGKNNEVSSPCTTTPASSSSSSSPSLEFNTGEKGILDDISTKSKSDGNFSSSPEFISSPDTSTHSMSQPNLVGSWQMKSPPIQTMGQPANYDPNRIPSHIFSTKPTTPTEWSVASNESLFSIHMGNNSFSRDNAILFGKSGELPPWLEEWNNNSSSNLHYASEHKTSDFSLPPVMEVPAHEENDVKSAKVSKVLVEEDSDKVPAGANVENHGKETAAPVEEVRPSAAATSPSLPRLSDESGHSGSSFAFPVFASESGKSRSLKSRSLKVITEKQEKPQTQSHDPNATTPKASETRWFSYVFCWPRCC, translated from the exons ATGGAATCTGAGCATGTAAAAGTAAGCAATGACCATGGAAAGAAAGACTCCGAGATTAAGCATGATGAAGGAAAACCAGTCCTGGGAAAGAATAATGAGGTTTCCTCTCCGTGTACTACTACTCctgcttcttcttcttcttcttcttcaccgTCGCTTGAATTCAATACTGGTGAAAAGGGCATTCTTGATGATATATCAACAAAATCCAAATCAGATGGGAACTTCTCGTCTTCGCCAGAATTCATTTCTTCACCAGACACCAGTACTCATAGTATGTCTCAGCCGAATTTGGTAGGTTCTTGGCAAATGAAGTCTCCTCCAATTCAAACAATGGGGCAGCCAGCTAATTATGATCCAAATCGCATTCCATCCCATATTTTTTCGACAAAACCTACAACTCCCACGGAATGGAGTGTTGCCTCGAATGAGTCCTTATTCAGTATTCACATGGGGAACAACAGTTTCTCCAGAGATAATGCCATTCTTTTTGGTAAATCCGGAGAACTTCCGCCTTGGCTTGAAGAATGGAACAACAATTCATCTTCCAATCTTCATTACGCTTCTGAACATAAAACTAGTGATTTTAGCCTTCCCCCGGTTATGGAAGTACCAGCACATGAAGAAAACGATGTAAAATCTGCTAAGGTCTCCAAAGTACTTGTAGAAGAAGACTCGGATAAGGTTCCCGCTGGTGCAAATGTTGAAAATCACGGGAAGGAAACAGCAGCTCCAGTTGAAGAAGTTCGTCCTTCTGCTGCGGCCACCTCTCCGAGCCTGCCTCGCCTTTCTGACGAGAGTGGACACAGCGGCAGCTCTTTTGCATTTCCTGT ATTCGCGAGTGAGAGTGGGAAATCCAGGTCGTTGAAGTCGAGGTCGTTGAAGGTTATAACGGAGAAGCAAGAGAAACCTCAGACGCAGTCACATGATCCCAACGCAACGACCCCAAAAGCATCAGAAACAAGATGGTTTTCTTACGTCTTTTGTTGGCCTCGGTGCTGTTAA
- the LOC140806233 gene encoding exocyst complex component EXO70E2-like, whose product MGDSLDTVPVMETEEDFIAAVQQILKAVELKKDWTDEARRILANLGSQLCNISRIHQSDDEELKEEEGLNDLEQQLNNIQDKIMNWEKEQSMIWDFGPEEGYEYLKAVDEVRKLIEMLEDKSLNNSSDDLAFLRRAHDILQTAMARLEEEFKFLLIRNIQPFEPEYLSFRSNEEDIIDAGSVISSGDDSVEDVVQRESMGRASEDHIIELVHSDVIPDLKSIVHLMYDSDYGRECSQAFINVQKDALDDCLSILEVEKFSIEDVLKMDWNGLNSKIRRWIRAMKIFVRVYLASVKLLTDQIFGELESVSSVCFAESAKTSILQLLNFGEAIAIGPHQPEKLMRVLDMYEVLADLIPDIASLYSDEAGSCVRTECEDVLQRLGDCAKATFIEFDKAVASNPSTNAFSGGAVHPLARYVLNYVKNLTDYSKTLDVILQDGEKEDPASVSPDSSPASEEEKNVNGSSHPSPMVLHFRSLISNLESNLDEKSKLYKDEALQHFFLTNNIHYITKNVKESELRTVLGDEWIRRHNWRFQQHAMNYERATWSSILTLLRDDGIQHPGSHSISRTLLKEKLQNFYLAFEEVYKSQTEWSVRDLQLREELRISSLRVIQAYRTFVGRHINHISEKHIKYTADDLENHLSHLFEGSQKSLHGGHKKS is encoded by the coding sequence ATGGGGGATAGTTTAGATACGGTACCGGTGATGGAAACCGAAGAAGACTTTATTGCTGCAGTACAGCAAATCTTGAAAGCAGTTGAATTAAAGAAGGATTGGACGGACGAAGCTAGGAGAATCTTGGCAAATTTAGGCTCCCAGTTGTGTAATATAAGTAGAATCCATCAAAGCGACGATGAAGAACTGAAGGAGGAAGAGGGTCTTAATGACCTTGAGCAGCAGCTCAATAATATCCAAgataaaatcatgaattgggaGAAGGAGCAATCTATGATATGGGATTTTGGACCTGAAGAAGGTTATGAGTATTTGAAAGCTGTTGATGAAGTTCGAAAGTTGATTGAGATGTTGGAGGATAAGAGTTTAAATAACAGCAGCGACGACTTGGCTTTTCTGCGTAGGGCTCATGATATTCTTCAGACAGCAATGGCTAGGCTAGAAGAAGAGTTCAAGTTCTTACTGATTCGAAATATTCAGCCTTTCGAGCCAGAGTATTTGTCTTTTCGTTCTAATGAGGAGGATATCATCGATGCAGGCTCTGTTATTTCCTCCGGGGATGATTCGGTTGAGGATGTAGTCCAGAGAGAGAGCATGGGTCGTGCCTCGGAAGATCATATAATCGAACTGGTGCATTCGGATGTGATTCCGGACCTaaaaagtattgttcatttGATGTATGATTCGGACTACGGTAGGGAATGCTCACAAGCGTTTATTAATGTTCAAAAAGACGCTCTGGATGACTGCCTTTCCATCCTTGAAGTGGAAAAATTTAGCATTGAAGATGTGCTGAAAATGGATTGGAATGGATTGAACTCGAAAATCAGGAGATGGATCCGAGCCATGAAGATCTTTGTGCGGGTTTATCTTGCTAGTGTAAAGTTACTGACTGATCAGATTTTTGGAGAGCTCGAATCTGTTAGTTCAGTTTGCTTTGCCGAGTCAGCAAAAACATCCATTCTGCAGCTTCTGAATTTTGGTGAAGCCATAGCCATCGGACCCCATCAACCTGAAAAGTTGATGCGGGTTCTTGACATGTACGAGGTTCTTGCGGATCTCATTCCAGATATTGCATCTTTGTACTCTGATGAAGCTGGATCATGTGTTAGAACCGAATGCGAAGATGTGCTGCAGAGATTGGGGGATTGTGCGAAGGCAACCTTTATCGAGTTTGATAAAGCTGTTGCCTCAAATCCTTCAACTAACGCCTTTTCTGGCGGTGCAGTTCACCCCCTTGCTAGATACGTGTTGAATTACGTCAAGAATCTTACAGATTACAGCAAGACACTCGATGTCATATTGCAGGACGGAGAAAAAGAAGATCCTGCCTCAGTTTCACCTGACTCGAGCCCAGCCAGTGAGGAGGAGAAGAATGTCAATGGGAGCTCCCACCCTTCTCCAATGGTCTTACATTTCAGATCCCTCATCTCGAATCTTGAATCCAACCTCGACGAAAAATCCAAGTTATACAAAGACGAGGCATTGCAGCACTTTTTCTTGACGAATAACATACACTATATCACCAAGAATGTTAAGGAATCCGAACTCAGAACAGTCCTAGGCGACGAGTGGATTCGAAGGCATAACTGGAGATTCCAACAACACGCAATGAATTACGAGAGAGCTACTTGGAGCTCGATCCTCACCTTGTTAAGAGACGACGGGATCCAACATCCCGGTTCTCATTCTATTTCGAGGACCCTTCTTAAGGAGAAGCTGCAGAACTTTTATCTCGCCTTTGAGGAGGTTTACAAGAGCCAAACAGAGTGGTCTGTCCGGGATCTCCAGCTTAGAGAAGAGCTGCGTATCTCGTCCCTCAGAGTAATCCAGGCTTATCGGACTTTCGTAGGAAGACATATCAATCATATCAGCGAAAAGCACATCAAATACACCGCTGATGATTTGGAGAATCACCTCTCGCATCTTTTTGAGGGATCCCAAAAATCTTTACATGGTGGCCACAAGAAGTCTTAG